TGCGGCAACTCATCTCGAACCTCTGACAGCGCGGCCTCGCGGATGAACTCAGCGATCAGCGCCTCTGTGGTCTCGTCGGTCTTCTCGTCGTCAAGGAAGAGCTGCGGGCCTTCGGGTAGCTGCGCGACGATCAGGTCGGCGAGTAGGTCGACCTGGCTGCCTGAGACGGCCGAAATCGGGACTATATCTGCAAAGTCGCGACCAAGGTCAGTCTGCAGGCCGCTGACCTCGACGAGTGCTTCGGCGATCCGGCGTGGCGGCGCGATGTCGGTCTTGGTGACGATTCCGATGACCGGTGCGCGGGTGTGCTCGGCGAGCATGCGGGCGATGTAACGGTCGCCCGGTCCGACCTTCTCCCCCGCGGGCAGACAGAACCCGATGACATCGACTTCGGACAGCGTCGCCGTGACGACGTCGTTGAGCCGCTCGCCGAGCAGCGTGCGTGGCCGGTGCAGTCCGGGCGTGTCGACGATGACGATCTGCGCGTCGTCACGGTTGAGGATCCCGCGGATCGCGCGCCGCGTCGTCTGCGGCTTGTCGCTGGTGATCGCGACCTTCTCACCGACGAGGGCGTTGGTCAGCGTGGACTTGCCGGCGTTCGGTCGGCCGACGAAGCTGATGAACCCGGACCGGTGCGGCGTACCGTCGCTCGGCGCGTCAGCGCCCGCGAGTGCCTCGGCCGGCTCTGGGGTGGATGGCGGGGGTGTCGTCATAACTCCTCCAGTTTGCCAGTAGGCACCGACTCCAGCACCGCTCAACCCGCCGGGTTTCGGCGCGAACCTCGGTCGGTGGTTGCCCAAAATGGACGAGAGCGACGGGGTCATGCGATATACGGACTCGGGGTGCCCGCTCTCGTCCATTTTCGTCGCGCTCTCGCGCACAGCTGGTTCGCATCCGCGCCGGCCGCCTGGACTAGCGGACGATGCCTTCGACGTCCTCGTAGTCCGGACCCGGCTGCTCGGTCGCCGAGGCATCTTCGGACTCGCGCGGCTCAGGCAGCTTCTCAACCAGGATCGTCTCGATGCGGTTGCGCCGCCCCGCCGTACCCTCCGCGGTCAGCCGCAGCCCCGCCACGTCGACGGTCGCTCCGGGAATCGGGACCAACCCGAGCTTCTCGGCCATCAGCCCGCCCACGGTCTCGACGTCATCGGTGATGTCGAGGTCGATGTCGAAGGTGTCGGCGAGGTCTTCGACGGTCACGCGCGACTGCATCCGCACGCGGCCGTCGGGCAGCACCTCGATCGGCGCGGTCTCGTTCATGTCGTACTCGTCGGCGATCTCCCCGACGATCTCCTCGAGGATGTCTTCGATCGTCACCAGACCGGCCGTGCCGCCGTACTCGTCAATGACGATGGCGATGTGGATGCGGTTGATCTGCATCTCGCGCAGCAGGTCATCGACCGGCTTGGACTCTGGGACGTACGACGCCGCGCGCATCACGTCGGCGACGCGCACGTTGCGGTCCGGGTTAGCCGACTGGGTGCGCCGCACAAGGTCTTTGAGATAGACCACGCCGAGTACGTCGTCCATGTTGTCGCCGATGACCGGGATGCGCGAGAAGCCGCTGCGCAGCGCGAGGGCGAGCGCCTGCGGGACGGTCTTGAAGCCCTCGATCCACACGACGTCCGGGCGCGGCACCATCACCTCGCGTGCGATGGTGTCGCCCAGGTCGAAGACCGAGTGCAGCATCTCGCGCTCCTCGTGTTCGACGACGCCGCGCAGCTCGGCAAGGTCGAGCATCTCGCGCAACTCGGCTTCGGTCGAAAACGGTCCCTCACGAAAGCCGCGTCCTGGCGTGATCGCGTTGCCCACGAGGATCAGCAACGAGGCGATCGGGCCGAGTACGACGCCGAGCGTGCGCACGAGCGCCGCTGTCGGAAGGGCGACGCTGTAGGGATGTTGGCGTCCGAGAGTGCGTGGGCCGACCCCGATCAGCACGTAGCTGATCACCGTCATGCCGGCCGCGCCGACGAGGATGATCTGCCAGCGCGCGGCGAGCTGGTCGGCGATCACCACGGTCGCGATCACCGCGGCCGACATCTCGCAGGCGACGCGCAGCAGCAGAAGCAGGTTGGTGTGTCGCGGCAGATCCTCGAGCACGTCGAGCAGCGACTTCGCCCCGCGGCGCCCGTCCTTCTGCATCTCGGCGACCCGGGCGCGGCTGACCCGCTGCAGGGAGGCGTCGATGGCGGCGAAGAACCCCGCGACGACGATCAGCACGAACGCGACGATGACCAAGGTGATGTCTGAGCCGCTCATCGCTCGATCTCCAGATCCGCTCCGGTCACGACTCCGACGCGGCGGCGCGCCACTTGTTCAGCAGCTTGGTCTGCAGACCAAACATCTCGCGCTCCTCACCCGGCTCCATGTGGTCATAGCCGAGCAAATGCAAGATCCCGTGCGTGGTCAACATGTGCAGCTCGTCTTCGAACGAGTGACCGGCCGCTGCGGCTTGCGAGATCGCGACCGCAGGGCACAGCACGATGTCGCCCAGGATGACTGGCTCATCGTCCGGCTCGTCGACGTCGGCCGGTGCGACCCCGGGCCGCCCTGACTCGTGTAGCTCGTCCATCGGGAAGGCGAGTACGTCGGTGGGGCCGGTCTCGCCCATCCACCGCTCGTTCAACGCGGCCATGTGCGGTACGTCGACAATCAGCACCGACAGCTCGGCGAGCGGGTTGATGCCCATCGCATCGAGCACGAAGGAGGCGATGCGCGACAGTCGCGCCTCCCCGACCGGGATGGCGGACTCGTTGGTGATCTCGACGCTCACGCCTGTCGCCTCGCTCGTCGCTCACGTGCCTCGGCCGCATCTGCGGCGCCCTCGGCGTCGAAGCGCGCATACGCATCGACGATCTCGCCGACCAGCCGGTGGCGTACGACGTCGGCGCTCGACAGCTCGCAGAAGTAGATGTCATCGACACCGTCGAGGATGCGGCGTACGACGCGAAGCCCGGACTGCTGTCCGCCGGGAAGGTCGACCTGCGTGGTGTCGCCGGTGACGACGACTTTCGAGCCGAATCCCAGGCGGGTCAGGAACATCTTCATCTGCTCGGCCGTCGTGTTTTGCGCCTCGTCGAGGATGATGAACGCGTCGTTGAGCGTGTTGTGCGTGACCAGGAAGTCGTCGGTTACGTAAAGCGAGTCCTCGGCCGCAACCTGGATGCACAGCGTGTCGCGCACACCAGCCGGTTCGATCGACTCGATAAACCGCATGGGCCGCCCGCCGCCACTCGCGTCGTACCGCTGCTGCTTGCGAGTCAATCGGAAGGGTGCGATGCCTGCCGGGAGTCTGATGTCGACCACGAACGCATCGTGGTTGTATCGGACCGCACGCCCCCTCGCCAGACCAGGCGCGCGGCCCAGTGAAGCACGCGTGCGCCAGTACGCGACGCCGCCAAGGGAGCGCACGAGGAAGACCACGTCGTCGCGCAGCCGCTCGGAGATGGTGGTGTACTGGATCCGCGTGGTCCGGTCTTTTTGCACGACCGGCCCGCCGTCGGTATCCAGCAGTCCTTGGAGCACGGCGAGGCGCACCGCGACAGAGTTGCGCAGATAGGCGTGCGGGACGAACTTGGTAAACGAGTTCGTGCCCCCGAGCCCAAGCTCGCGGATCACCGCCGTCACCGGGTTGGCGGTGATCACGCCGCCCCTACCGCCGCCGCCACGGCGACGGAGCACAAAATCGGTGGGCGAGCCGTGGGACCACACCTCGGCGCCGTCACCGGTGAGTCCACTCTCATCGAGCCCGTCCTGCAGCCGCTCGACAAGTTCGAGATCGTTCGTGGAGAAAGATGGGGTTGTCGTGAGAGTCAGGCATCCGTCGCCCAGCAACAGACCCAGTGCATATGGGTCAAGCGGAACGTCCTGAGACTCCATCGCAGCGGGTTCCATCATCGGCAACTCGAAGCGATGGGCGTGCGCCGCTCGAAGCTGGCCCATCATTTCGGAGGTCTGCACGGTGCGTGAGCGTCCACGACGCTTGTCCGACGGCGTGCGCACCGTCCACAGGTGCTCTGCGCATGCCAGCGTCGATGCTCCATCCTGTGCCGTGACGCGATAGACCTCTCGGGCCCCCTGCGGGTAGACGCCGAGCACCGGCGTCGGAAGTCCGTTCGAGCCGGTGACAAGGTCGCCGACCTGCAGCGAACCGAGTTCGCGGTACCCGTCCGGCGTGAGGACCTTTGCGTCGTACGGTTGCGCACGCCCACGCATATAAGCCAGGGGCGCGACTTCGATCGTCCCGGCTTCCATGAGCTTGGGAATCGACTCGGGGTCGAGCATGTCGTGCAGCGCGTCGTAGAGCGGACGCAGGTAGGGGTCGATCTTCTCCGACAGCGTGCCGGGCAAAAATCCCAGCCGCTCCCCAGCCTCGACGGCGGGGCGGGTCAGGATGATCCGGTTGACCTGCTTGGACTGCAGCGCCTGAACGGCCTTCGCCATCGCCAGATAGGTCTTGCCGGTGCCGGCAGGGCCGAGGCCGAAGACGATCGTGTGGTTGTCGATCGCATCGACGTACCGCTTCTGGTTGACCGTCTTGGGCCGGATCGACCGGCCGCGCCGCGAGACGATGTTCATGCTGAGTACGTCGGCCGGGCGGTCGCCGCCCGAGCGCATCATCGCGATGGAGCGGCGTACGACATCGGCGCTGAGCTCATGACCGGAGTCCAGCAGGGCGAGCAGCTCGTCAAAGACCCGCTGGGTGAAGGCGACCTCGCCGGGCTGGCCGGTGACGGTGATGGCGTTGCCGCGTACGTCGATCTGGGTGCCGACGCTGGACTCGATCAGCCGCAGAAACTCATCCGCGACGCCGAGCAGCGCGACCATGGGAGTGGACGTGGGGATCTCGAAGGTCGTGTTGACGTTCGTGGGTTCGCCGGTGCTCGACACGTGTGGCGCTACCAAGCCTTTCTGCGGGGATCTGGTACGGCCCAAGTCTAGTGACCGCGGGCGACACGCACCATTGTGATTCTGTGGGAACTCCTCTCCGGCGTTATCCACAACCGCGCAACGCAACCGTGCGCGATTCACTGCCGAAGCACTAGGCTCCATAAATGGGTGCTCACCAGGGAAAACTGCTTGCCGGACTGCTTGCGTTTGTGATGCTGATGGCGGGGTGTACGTCGAGCAAGCCGACGGCAAATCTGCAGATTTCCGAGTCCGCACGCGCCCAGTTCCAGCTGGCGACCCTTGTCACCGAACCGGTCGAGCCCGAGTGGACAGTGCCGCTGACACCCGTCGGCACCGGCGCCATCCGCGTCGACGACACGCTCCTTGTCTACGCCTATGACGGATCAACCACCTACCTGCAGGCGATCGACGCCGAAAGCGGCACTTTGCTGTGGACCGCTCCGGCGACGCCGGGTGGCTCGGGCAACAGTCGTGAGTGGACGCCGGTCGTGACCAGGACTTCCCAAGGTGTGCCGGTCACGCTCCTCGCGCCGCCGCCGATCCAGCGCCCGGACGGCGACTGGGCCCATCCGCTAGAAGCGCGTGACGTGCGCACCGGCGCCGTACTCGGCGCACCCAGCCCGGCGTGGGTCGCGCTCGTCGGTCAATGCGAGCTCGAGATCTGCATGCAGGTCAACACCAACGACTCGACCTGGTACTACGCCACGTTCAATGCCGACACGTTCGAGATCGAGCTGGACGAGCGGAGGGCCGATGACGGCATTTCCGACGGATGGCGGATCGGCGACAACATGCACCTGCACCTCGACGACGACAAGCTCGAGTGGTATGTCGACGGTGAGATGGCCTGGGAGACACCACTGTCGGTGCAGCTGCCCGACGGTGTGACTCCGGGTGATTTCGCAAGCGGCTTCACGTTCCAGGTGTCCGTTGACGACCCCTTCGCGCCCACAGTTGTCGGGCTGAGTTTCCAAGGCGTCGGAGCGGGCCAGTCGAACGGAGCCTTCGCGTTCTCCGTCGAGGACGGCACGCCGCTGTGGAGCAAATGCGACTTCGAGTTTTGCGCTGCGGCCGCCGGCGTTCAGTGCCCACTGGGCATGCAGAGCCTTCTGCTTTCGGAAGACCCGCCAATCGGGACGTACTCGTACGCCGGGATCGATATGCAGACCGGCGAGCGCCTCTGGGAGAAGACCTTCGAGTCGGTCGACCTACAGGCGCCGAACTCCGCACCCCCAGGGTTCCTGCTGCTCGTCGATGGTGGGGTGCCCCGATACATCGACGTCGCGACGGGCGATGAGCTCAGTCTCTCGACGAAGCCCACGATGGGCTGCGAGTACGCCGCGACGTGGACCGGGTTCGAAGGGAGCAAACCAACTAACCCGACGGTTAAGTTCGACACCGGATACACGTATTCGACCTGCGATCTTGCCGGTGTTGCGACCGTCGAGCCGGCGTCGCGATCGGTCGTCACGCTCGGAAGCGAGGGAGCCTGGCGTGACGGGAGACTCTATGCCGCTGGCCGCACCCTTGGGACTCCCGTCGAAGACCCGCTCGACGACGCGATGGCCTGGTACTACGTGCAGACGCCAACCGGGATCGCGGCATACCGCTTCTGAGCCGGCGAGCTCGGCAACGCACGCGACCGAAGCGCCGGGCTCAGCTCCAGCGGCCAAGCGCGATGCTCGCCCAGGTGGCCGCGACGATCCCGGCGCTCGAGGTACGCAGCACCTCCGGACCCAGCCGCACGACGTCTGCACCCGCCTCGACGAGCGCGTCCAGCTCCCCCGGCGCGATTCCGCCTTCGGGACCCACGACGAGTACGACGTCCGGACCGTCGACATCAAGACTCACGGCATCGATCGGATGCGCAGCCGACTCGTGCAGCACGATCAGCCGGCGCCCACCGTCGGCAAGCGACGCCACCGACCGACCACGCACCGGCTCGGTTACCGACGGGATCCACACCCGGCGGCTCTGCTTGGCAGCCTCGCGCGCGACCGCAGCCCACTTCGCGACGCCCTTGGCTTCCTTGCCGTCCCACCGCGCGACCGAGTGCTCGGCCTGCCACGGCACGATCTCATCGACCCCGGCCTCGGTGAGCAACTCGACGGCGAGGGTCCCGCGGTCGGCCTTCGGCAGCGCCTGCGCGACCGTCAACGACGGCGTACGCCGCTGCGCTGACCCGCGCGACTCGACATCGACGACCAGCGAGCGCGGGCCAACTGAGGTCACGACGCAGTCGGCAAAAGTCCCTGCGCCATCGGCGATCCGCAGCCGCTCACCGACGCGCACCCGCCGCACACGCGCCGCATGATGCCCCTCGTCGCCGTCCAGCTCAAACGAGTCCGACGAGGGCAGCGGCGAGCGGTAGAAGACCGGCAGGTACGCCGACTCGGCCACGGTCTAGCGGCCGTTGAAGGCGTCGCGCATCCGGCTGAAGAGTCCGCCGTGCGGGTTGGCCTTCGTCGAGGCCTCGCCTTCCTCTCCGCGCAGCCGGGCGAGCTCGGTCAGCAGCCGAGTCTGCTCGGCGTCGAGCTTGGTGGGGGTCTGGACCTCGAGGTGTACGACGAGGTTGCCGCGCACCGTGCTTCGCAGTCGCGGAACGCCCTTGCCGCGCAGCGTGATGCGATCGCCGGCCTGGGTGCCGGCCTTGATCTCCAGTTCCTCGTCAGACTCGTCGAGGTTCGTCAGGGTCAGCTCGGTGCCGAGCGCCGCTGAGGTCATCGGCAGCGTCACCCGGCAGTGCAGGTCATCGCCCTCGCGAGTGAAGATGTCGTGCTCGATCTCGTGCACCTCGACGTACAGGTCGCCGGCCGGCCCGCCGCCGGGGCCGACCTCTCCCTGCGAGGCCAGCCGGATCCGCATGCCGTTTTCCACACCAGCGGGGATCTTCGCCGTCACAGTGCGTCCGGCGCGCACGCGTCCGTCGCCGCCACACTTCGGGCACGGCGTGGGGATGATGGTGCCGGTACCGCGGCACGCGTGGCACTCGCGGGTGACCATCATCTGGCCAAGCAGCGTGCGCTGCACAGCCTGGATCTCGCCCATCCCGCCGCATGTCCCGCACTCGGCGACGCTCGTGCCGGGGGCAGTGCCGGCGCCCTGGCAGCCATCGCACAGCACCGCGGTCTCGACCGCGAAGTCCTTGGTCACGCCAAACGCGGTCTCGGCGAGCTCAAGGTCGAGAGTGATGAGCGCGTCGGCGCCCGGGCGCACCCGGCTACGGCGTGGTCCGCGCGCTCCGCCTCCGGCGCCCGCGCCGAAGAAGGCATCCATGATGTCGCTGAACCCGCCGAACCCGGAGAACCCGCCGCCGGCCGCGCCGCCGCCCTGGTCGTAGGGGTCGCCGCCGAGATCGACGATGCGTCGTTTCTGCGGGTCGGTCAGCACCTCGTAGGCCTTGCTGACCTCTTTGAACTTCTCCTGCGCCTCAGGCGATGGGTTGACATCGGGGTGCAGGTCGCGGGCCAACCGTCGGTAGGCCCTCTTGATCTCAGCGGGCGTGGCGTTCTTGTCCACGCCCAGGATGGCGAAGTAGTCGGTAGCCACAGGTGCCACAGTTCTCCAGTCGAGTGGATTAGTTCGTTAGAAAGTGTTGCGCGTGCGCCGTACGCCGCGCTCCGCGGGTCTACCCGGTGTGAATCAGGCGGCCGACATACCGCGCCACGGTCAGCACGGCGCCCATGTTGGCCGCATAGTCCATCCGGGTCGGACCCACGACGCCGATGCCGCCCAGCCGTCCCCCGTGCTCGCCGTACCCGGTGGCCACCACGGACGTCGAGCGCAGCCCGGGCGTGGTGTTTTCCTGCCCGATCGAGACTCGGACCCCCTCGGGGTTGGCCGACTCCTCGATCAGCTTGAGTAGTACGACGTGCTCCTCAAGCGCTTCGAGGACTTCGCCGAGGCTGTGCTGGAAGTCGGTGAAGTTGCGCGTCAGGTTGGCCGCGCCGCCGATCACGATCCGGTCCACGCTCGGCTCGATGAGCGACTCGACGAGGACGCCGACCAGCACACCCATCGCCGGACGCAGCCGCGGCTCGACCTGCTCGAGCAGGCCACCGGCGATGTCACCGAGATCGGTGAGCCGTACCCCGGCAAGGGCGTCGCCGAGCGTTGTACGCAGGGCAAGTACGTCGGTGGCGTCGATGTCTTCGGGCAGCTCAACGACGCGCTGTTCGACCCGGCCCGAGTCGGTGATCATGACGACCATGACCCGCCGCGGCGCGAGCTGCACGAGCTCGACGTGCCGCATCGACGAGCGGCTCAGGCTCGGGTAGGAGATGACCGCCGCCTGCTTGGTGAGCTGGGCAAGCAGCCGCACACTTCGGCGCAGTACGTCGTCGAGATCGACTGCCCCGTCGATAAACGTCTCGATCGCTCGACGCTCCGGCGCTGACAGCGGCTTGAGATCCGAGAGCCGGTCGACGAACAGCCGGTAGCCCTTGTCGGTCGGGATGCGCCCGGCGCTGGTGTGCGGATGGGTGATGTAGCCCTCGTCTTCGAGGGCAGCCATGTCGTTGCGCACCGTCGCTGCCGACACGCCCAGCGCGTGTCGTTCCACGATGGCGCGGCTGCCGACCGGCTCGTTGGTGCTGACGAAGTCTTCGACCACCGCTCGAAGCACTTCGAGCCGACGTTCCTCAGCTGTCATCGCACACCTCCTCGCGGTCTTAGCGCTGGCACTCACATAGGCGGAGTGCCAACTCATTGAGTTTACGTCGCCGGCGCGCCACGCGGGGACCAGCCGCGCCGCGATGGACGCACACCAGCGATTGCTTAGACTCAACTGGCCGCGCCAGGCCAAGACAAGGAAGTCGATGACCAGTCCTGCTCCACGCTCCCGCCTCTTCACCGGGCCGATGCTGGCCGCCGTCGGCGTCATCGTCGCGCTGGCCATCGCGGTGGTCGTCGTACTCGTCACCCGCGACCCCTCCGGATCTGAGGCCTCCGCCTCGAGCTCGGGTACGGCGCCTGCGACGTACTCCAAGCCAGACGGCTGGGAGACCGTGACCGGCTACGGCCTGTCGTGGGACTACCCCAAGAGCGCGGACCCGTTCGAGTCGGCCAAGTGGAGCAATCCACAGGACGGCACGGTCCAAAGCATCTCGCTCGAGGGGTTCATCGGCTATCCCACCTGCGACAAGTCCTCGGGCAAGGAGCTGACGGCGGCGACGCTCGCGCTCGAGGTGGACGACCCGAAGGAAGGCGCCAACTCGGCGATGACCACGACCGGCGGCATTGTCCTCCAGGCCGGCGACGAGTACTCGCTCTCGAGCTACTCCAACGACGACGTCGAGGACTACACGACCGCGAGCGGCCTCAAGGGCGGGCGGCTCACCGCTACTCTCACCATCCCCGAGGCTGATGCCTGCGGTACGACGCAGTACGCGATCACAACGTTCGCCACGAAGAACGCCAGCGGGGAACCGGTCGCGCTGATCATCGTCCATCGCATGGACGGCGAGCTGCTCGCCTCTGAAAATGAGCTGAGTGACATCGCCGAGACGATGGCGTTCTCGCTGCGCGAGGA
The nucleotide sequence above comes from Epidermidibacterium keratini. Encoded proteins:
- the dnaJ gene encoding molecular chaperone DnaJ, with the translated sequence MATDYFAILGVDKNATPAEIKRAYRRLARDLHPDVNPSPEAQEKFKEVSKAYEVLTDPQKRRIVDLGGDPYDQGGGAAGGGFSGFGGFSDIMDAFFGAGAGGGARGPRRSRVRPGADALITLDLELAETAFGVTKDFAVETAVLCDGCQGAGTAPGTSVAECGTCGGMGEIQAVQRTLLGQMMVTRECHACRGTGTIIPTPCPKCGGDGRVRAGRTVTAKIPAGVENGMRIRLASQGEVGPGGGPAGDLYVEVHEIEHDIFTREGDDLHCRVTLPMTSAALGTELTLTNLDESDEELEIKAGTQAGDRITLRGKGVPRLRSTVRGNLVVHLEVQTPTKLDAEQTRLLTELARLRGEEGEASTKANPHGGLFSRMRDAFNGR
- a CDS encoding 16S rRNA (uracil(1498)-N(3))-methyltransferase, with the translated sequence MAESAYLPVFYRSPLPSSDSFELDGDEGHHAARVRRVRVGERLRIADGAGTFADCVVTSVGPRSLVVDVESRGSAQRRTPSLTVAQALPKADRGTLAVELLTEAGVDEIVPWQAEHSVARWDGKEAKGVAKWAAVAREAAKQSRRVWIPSVTEPVRGRSVASLADGGRRLIVLHESAAHPIDAVSLDVDGPDVVLVVGPEGGIAPGELDALVEAGADVVRLGPEVLRTSSAGIVAATWASIALGRWS
- the ybeY gene encoding rRNA maturation RNase YbeY encodes the protein MSVEITNESAIPVGEARLSRIASFVLDAMGINPLAELSVLIVDVPHMAALNERWMGETGPTDVLAFPMDELHESGRPGVAPADVDEPDDEPVILGDIVLCPAVAISQAAAAGHSFEDELHMLTTHGILHLLGYDHMEPGEEREMFGLQTKLLNKWRAAASES
- a CDS encoding PhoH family protein, with protein sequence MVALLGVADEFLRLIESSVGTQIDVRGNAITVTGQPGEVAFTQRVFDELLALLDSGHELSADVVRRSIAMMRSGGDRPADVLSMNIVSRRGRSIRPKTVNQKRYVDAIDNHTIVFGLGPAGTGKTYLAMAKAVQALQSKQVNRIILTRPAVEAGERLGFLPGTLSEKIDPYLRPLYDALHDMLDPESIPKLMEAGTIEVAPLAYMRGRAQPYDAKVLTPDGYRELGSLQVGDLVTGSNGLPTPVLGVYPQGAREVYRVTAQDGASTLACAEHLWTVRTPSDKRRGRSRTVQTSEMMGQLRAAHAHRFELPMMEPAAMESQDVPLDPYALGLLLGDGCLTLTTTPSFSTNDLELVERLQDGLDESGLTGDGAEVWSHGSPTDFVLRRRGGGGRGGVITANPVTAVIRELGLGGTNSFTKFVPHAYLRNSVAVRLAVLQGLLDTDGGPVVQKDRTTRIQYTTISERLRDDVVFLVRSLGGVAYWRTRASLGRAPGLARGRAVRYNHDAFVVDIRLPAGIAPFRLTRKQQRYDASGGGRPMRFIESIEPAGVRDTLCIQVAAEDSLYVTDDFLVTHNTLNDAFIILDEAQNTTAEQMKMFLTRLGFGSKVVVTGDTTQVDLPGGQQSGLRVVRRILDGVDDIYFCELSSADVVRHRLVGEIVDAYARFDAEGAADAAEARERRARRQA
- the hrcA gene encoding heat-inducible transcriptional repressor HrcA produces the protein MTAEERRLEVLRAVVEDFVSTNEPVGSRAIVERHALGVSAATVRNDMAALEDEGYITHPHTSAGRIPTDKGYRLFVDRLSDLKPLSAPERRAIETFIDGAVDLDDVLRRSVRLLAQLTKQAAVISYPSLSRSSMRHVELVQLAPRRVMVVMITDSGRVEQRVVELPEDIDATDVLALRTTLGDALAGVRLTDLGDIAGGLLEQVEPRLRPAMGVLVGVLVESLIEPSVDRIVIGGAANLTRNFTDFQHSLGEVLEALEEHVVLLKLIEESANPEGVRVSIGQENTTPGLRSTSVVATGYGEHGGRLGGIGVVGPTRMDYAANMGAVLTVARYVGRLIHTG
- a CDS encoding hemolysin family protein, which produces MSGSDITLVIVAFVLIVVAGFFAAIDASLQRVSRARVAEMQKDGRRGAKSLLDVLEDLPRHTNLLLLLRVACEMSAAVIATVVIADQLAARWQIILVGAAGMTVISYVLIGVGPRTLGRQHPYSVALPTAALVRTLGVVLGPIASLLILVGNAITPGRGFREGPFSTEAELREMLDLAELRGVVEHEEREMLHSVFDLGDTIAREVMVPRPDVVWIEGFKTVPQALALALRSGFSRIPVIGDNMDDVLGVVYLKDLVRRTQSANPDRNVRVADVMRAASYVPESKPVDDLLREMQINRIHIAIVIDEYGGTAGLVTIEDILEEIVGEIADEYDMNETAPIEVLPDGRVRMQSRVTVEDLADTFDIDLDITDDVETVGGLMAEKLGLVPIPGATVDVAGLRLTAEGTAGRRNRIETILVEKLPEPRESEDASATEQPGPDYEDVEGIVR
- the era gene encoding GTPase Era, whose product is MTTPPPSTPEPAEALAGADAPSDGTPHRSGFISFVGRPNAGKSTLTNALVGEKVAITSDKPQTTRRAIRGILNRDDAQIVIVDTPGLHRPRTLLGERLNDVVTATLSEVDVIGFCLPAGEKVGPGDRYIARMLAEHTRAPVIGIVTKTDIAPPRRIAEALVEVSGLQTDLGRDFADIVPISAVSGSQVDLLADLIVAQLPEGPQLFLDDEKTDETTEALIAEFIREAALSEVRDELPHSIACSVEEMLPREDSDVVDVHATLYVERQSQKPIMLGPRGARIKKIGTTARQQIEQRLGMRIYLHLHVSVLAEWQRDPKKLNRLGF